The Coregonus clupeaformis isolate EN_2021a chromosome 3, ASM2061545v1, whole genome shotgun sequence genome includes a region encoding these proteins:
- the LOC121543428 gene encoding uncharacterized protein LOC121543428 isoform X4, with the protein MHLCILVSALLSIPVSLGWNEDLQIVCSGREFRLPVYSGSRIVTFTPNYPPGPRRVLLENNNLKDPRFEWTKDRTLLLKDVTHRDQGLYSIKLSSGFTYETVRLTVSECIKTFRRGYGETFQHNIPKYGSLLEFSPRGSPPDSQPVLLWNRTDPETSEAGRGRLGSDGRVWVAERVTQADQGNYTIRDENGKVISRSKLTVNGHTFNVTRFFKESLNLPLFLPVPHVHLIFTPSLHLSDLSNPSNVPLDSRYSRPVQLIRDGQIVDQDPRYWGLISLGRNGTVNEFVITRLSAKHDGMYEIRDQDGNLVSSTVLHVVDKTARWRAVLKSISVPSGMFVTLAGFILFMKRYPNCSLTMIINGLRGHHTPAANPPRANVQQDYSPPSLQPSGFYGHSQQIVTPKIWSPRPTNSGYTPVVDSAPLVVDSGPQPSPEPVRTARQQEADGLRVDTATTHTPSKEETADGEREISFSIAGTSDCLHSSEDCFQFQIKKEGDKQRWSKAKYYFSTLPLDTDTSETCSVYTSDKLNFL; encoded by the exons ATGCACCTCTGTATCCTAGTGAGTGCCCTTCTCAGCATCCCTGTGTCTTTGG GCTGGAATGAAGACTTACAGATAGTGTGTTCTGGTCGAGAGTTCCGTCTGCCGGTCTACTCAGGGTCAAGAATTGTGACCTTTACCCCCAACTACCCTCCAGGACCAAGAAGAGTGCTTCTGGAGAACAACAAT TTGAAGGACCCACGGTTTGAGTGGACGAAAGATAGGACGTTGCTGCTGAAGGACGTCACACACCGTGACCAAGGGCTTTACTCTATCAAACTGTCCTCTGGATTCACCTACGAGACAGTTCGCCTCACTGTCTCAG AATGTATAAAAACCTTCAGACGGGGCTATGGGGAAACCTTTCAGCACAACATCCCTAAATATGGCTCCCTGCTGGAGTTCTCTCCCCGGGGCTCCCCCCCTGACTCCCAGCCGGTATTACTGTGGAACCGGACGGACCCTGAGACCAGCGAGGCGGGCCGGGGGAGGCTAGGGTCAgatgggagggtctgggtggcaGAGAGGGTGACCCAGGCAGACCAGGGAAACTACACCATCCGAGACGAGAACGGGAAAGTAATCTCCCGCAGCAAATTGACTGTCAATG GGCACACCTTCAATGTCACCCGCTTCTTCAAGGAGTCTCTAAaccttcccctctttctccctgtccCACATGTCCACCTCATTTTTACCCCGTCACTGCACCTCTCCGACCTCTCCAACCCCTCCAACGTGCCCCTTGACTCCCGGTACTCCCGCCCCGTGCAGCTGATCAGGGACGGCCAGATCGTGGACCAGGATCCCCGGTACTGGGGCCTCATCTCTCTGGGGAGAAACGGGACTGTCAATGAGTTTGTCATCACCAGGCTGAGTgcaaagcatgatgggatgtaTGAGATCCGAGATCAGGACGGCAACCTGGTGTCGTCCACCGTTCTCCATGTGGTCG ATAAGACTGCTAGATGGAGAGCAGTCCTCAAATCCATCAGTGTTCCTTCTGGCATGTTTGTGACTTTGGCTGGTTTCATCCTGTTTATGAAGCGCTACCCTAACTGCAGCCTCACTATGATCATCAACGGCCTAAGAGGTCACCACACACCAGCAGCTAACCCTCCAAGAGCCAATGTCCAG CAGGACTACAGTCCACCCAGCCTCCAGCCGTCTGGCTTTTACGGTCATTCACAGCAGATTGTTACCCCAAAAATATGGAGCCCCAGACCTACAAATTCG GGTTATACTCCTGTCGTGGACAGTGCACCACTTGTAGTGGACAGTGGACCACAGCCCTCTCCTGAGCCAGTGAGGACAGCGAGACAACAGGAGGCAGATGGACTTAGAGTTGATACTGCCACTACTCACACTCCTAGTAAAGAG gaGACTgctgacggagagagggagatctCCTTTTCTATCGCTGGCACCTCAGACTGCCTCCACTCATCTGAAGACTGCTTTCAGTTCCAGATCAAGAAAGAGGGAGACAAGCAGAGATGGAGCAAAGCAAAATACTACTTCTCCACACTTCCACTGGACACAGATACCTCGGAGACTTGCAGCGTCTACACTTCTGATAAACTCAACTTCTTATAG
- the LOC121543428 gene encoding uncharacterized protein LOC121543428 isoform X3 produces the protein MHLCILVSALLSIPVSLAFSLGWNEDLQIVCSGREFRLPVYSGSRIVTFTPNYPPGPRRVLLENNNLKDPRFEWTKDRTLLLKDVTHRDQGLYSIKLSSGFTYETVRLTVSECIKTFRRGYGETFQHNIPKYGSLLEFSPRGSPPDSQPVLLWNRTDPETSEAGRGRLGSDGRVWVAERVTQADQGNYTIRDENGKVISRSKLTVNGHTFNVTRFFKESLNLPLFLPVPHVHLIFTPSLHLSDLSNPSNVPLDSRYSRPVQLIRDGQIVDQDPRYWGLISLGRNGTVNEFVITRLSAKHDGMYEIRDQDGNLVSSTVLHVVDKTARWRAVLKSISVPSGMFVTLAGFILFMKRYPNCSLTMIINGLRGHHTPAANPPRANVQQDYSPPSLQPSGFYGHSQQIVTPKIWSPRPTNSGYTPVVDSAPLVVDSGPQPSPEPVRTARQQEADGLRVDTATTHTPSKEETADGEREISFSIAGTSDCLHSSEDCFQFQIKKEGDKQRWSKAKYYFSTLPLDTDTSETCSVYTSDKLNFL, from the exons ATGCACCTCTGTATCCTAGTGAGTGCCCTTCTCAGCATCCCTGTGTCTTTGG CTTTCTCTTTGG GCTGGAATGAAGACTTACAGATAGTGTGTTCTGGTCGAGAGTTCCGTCTGCCGGTCTACTCAGGGTCAAGAATTGTGACCTTTACCCCCAACTACCCTCCAGGACCAAGAAGAGTGCTTCTGGAGAACAACAAT TTGAAGGACCCACGGTTTGAGTGGACGAAAGATAGGACGTTGCTGCTGAAGGACGTCACACACCGTGACCAAGGGCTTTACTCTATCAAACTGTCCTCTGGATTCACCTACGAGACAGTTCGCCTCACTGTCTCAG AATGTATAAAAACCTTCAGACGGGGCTATGGGGAAACCTTTCAGCACAACATCCCTAAATATGGCTCCCTGCTGGAGTTCTCTCCCCGGGGCTCCCCCCCTGACTCCCAGCCGGTATTACTGTGGAACCGGACGGACCCTGAGACCAGCGAGGCGGGCCGGGGGAGGCTAGGGTCAgatgggagggtctgggtggcaGAGAGGGTGACCCAGGCAGACCAGGGAAACTACACCATCCGAGACGAGAACGGGAAAGTAATCTCCCGCAGCAAATTGACTGTCAATG GGCACACCTTCAATGTCACCCGCTTCTTCAAGGAGTCTCTAAaccttcccctctttctccctgtccCACATGTCCACCTCATTTTTACCCCGTCACTGCACCTCTCCGACCTCTCCAACCCCTCCAACGTGCCCCTTGACTCCCGGTACTCCCGCCCCGTGCAGCTGATCAGGGACGGCCAGATCGTGGACCAGGATCCCCGGTACTGGGGCCTCATCTCTCTGGGGAGAAACGGGACTGTCAATGAGTTTGTCATCACCAGGCTGAGTgcaaagcatgatgggatgtaTGAGATCCGAGATCAGGACGGCAACCTGGTGTCGTCCACCGTTCTCCATGTGGTCG ATAAGACTGCTAGATGGAGAGCAGTCCTCAAATCCATCAGTGTTCCTTCTGGCATGTTTGTGACTTTGGCTGGTTTCATCCTGTTTATGAAGCGCTACCCTAACTGCAGCCTCACTATGATCATCAACGGCCTAAGAGGTCACCACACACCAGCAGCTAACCCTCCAAGAGCCAATGTCCAG CAGGACTACAGTCCACCCAGCCTCCAGCCGTCTGGCTTTTACGGTCATTCACAGCAGATTGTTACCCCAAAAATATGGAGCCCCAGACCTACAAATTCG GGTTATACTCCTGTCGTGGACAGTGCACCACTTGTAGTGGACAGTGGACCACAGCCCTCTCCTGAGCCAGTGAGGACAGCGAGACAACAGGAGGCAGATGGACTTAGAGTTGATACTGCCACTACTCACACTCCTAGTAAAGAG gaGACTgctgacggagagagggagatctCCTTTTCTATCGCTGGCACCTCAGACTGCCTCCACTCATCTGAAGACTGCTTTCAGTTCCAGATCAAGAAAGAGGGAGACAAGCAGAGATGGAGCAAAGCAAAATACTACTTCTCCACACTTCCACTGGACACAGATACCTCGGAGACTTGCAGCGTCTACACTTCTGATAAACTCAACTTCTTATAG
- the LOC121543428 gene encoding uncharacterized protein LOC121543428 isoform X2: MLYLLLIMSAHYLFSSSHQCFTFPVVSLYLSLSFSGWNEDLQIVCSGREFRLPVYSGSRIVTFTPNYPPGPRRVLLENNNLKDPRFEWTKDRTLLLKDVTHRDQGLYSIKLSSGFTYETVRLTVSECIKTFRRGYGETFQHNIPKYGSLLEFSPRGSPPDSQPVLLWNRTDPETSEAGRGRLGSDGRVWVAERVTQADQGNYTIRDENGKVISRSKLTVNGHTFNVTRFFKESLNLPLFLPVPHVHLIFTPSLHLSDLSNPSNVPLDSRYSRPVQLIRDGQIVDQDPRYWGLISLGRNGTVNEFVITRLSAKHDGMYEIRDQDGNLVSSTVLHVVDKTARWRAVLKSISVPSGMFVTLAGFILFMKRYPNCSLTMIINGLRGHHTPAANPPRANVQDYSPPSLQPSGFYGHSQQIVTPKIWSPRPTNSGYTPVVDSAPLVVDSGPQPSPEPVRTARQQEADGLRVDTATTHTPSKEETADGEREISFSIAGTSDCLHSSEDCFQFQIKKEGDKQRWSKAKYYFSTLPLDTDTSETCSVYTSDKLNFL; the protein is encoded by the exons ATGCTGTATTTACTTTTGATAATGTCTGCCCATTACCTTTTTTCCTCCTCCCATCAAtgttttacatttcctgttgtCTCACTCTATTTGTCCCTCTCTTTTTCAGGCTGGAATGAAGACTTACAGATAGTGTGTTCTGGTCGAGAGTTCCGTCTGCCGGTCTACTCAGGGTCAAGAATTGTGACCTTTACCCCCAACTACCCTCCAGGACCAAGAAGAGTGCTTCTGGAGAACAACAAT TTGAAGGACCCACGGTTTGAGTGGACGAAAGATAGGACGTTGCTGCTGAAGGACGTCACACACCGTGACCAAGGGCTTTACTCTATCAAACTGTCCTCTGGATTCACCTACGAGACAGTTCGCCTCACTGTCTCAG AATGTATAAAAACCTTCAGACGGGGCTATGGGGAAACCTTTCAGCACAACATCCCTAAATATGGCTCCCTGCTGGAGTTCTCTCCCCGGGGCTCCCCCCCTGACTCCCAGCCGGTATTACTGTGGAACCGGACGGACCCTGAGACCAGCGAGGCGGGCCGGGGGAGGCTAGGGTCAgatgggagggtctgggtggcaGAGAGGGTGACCCAGGCAGACCAGGGAAACTACACCATCCGAGACGAGAACGGGAAAGTAATCTCCCGCAGCAAATTGACTGTCAATG GGCACACCTTCAATGTCACCCGCTTCTTCAAGGAGTCTCTAAaccttcccctctttctccctgtccCACATGTCCACCTCATTTTTACCCCGTCACTGCACCTCTCCGACCTCTCCAACCCCTCCAACGTGCCCCTTGACTCCCGGTACTCCCGCCCCGTGCAGCTGATCAGGGACGGCCAGATCGTGGACCAGGATCCCCGGTACTGGGGCCTCATCTCTCTGGGGAGAAACGGGACTGTCAATGAGTTTGTCATCACCAGGCTGAGTgcaaagcatgatgggatgtaTGAGATCCGAGATCAGGACGGCAACCTGGTGTCGTCCACCGTTCTCCATGTGGTCG ATAAGACTGCTAGATGGAGAGCAGTCCTCAAATCCATCAGTGTTCCTTCTGGCATGTTTGTGACTTTGGCTGGTTTCATCCTGTTTATGAAGCGCTACCCTAACTGCAGCCTCACTATGATCATCAACGGCCTAAGAGGTCACCACACACCAGCAGCTAACCCTCCAAGAGCCAATGTCCAG GACTACAGTCCACCCAGCCTCCAGCCGTCTGGCTTTTACGGTCATTCACAGCAGATTGTTACCCCAAAAATATGGAGCCCCAGACCTACAAATTCG GGTTATACTCCTGTCGTGGACAGTGCACCACTTGTAGTGGACAGTGGACCACAGCCCTCTCCTGAGCCAGTGAGGACAGCGAGACAACAGGAGGCAGATGGACTTAGAGTTGATACTGCCACTACTCACACTCCTAGTAAAGAG gaGACTgctgacggagagagggagatctCCTTTTCTATCGCTGGCACCTCAGACTGCCTCCACTCATCTGAAGACTGCTTTCAGTTCCAGATCAAGAAAGAGGGAGACAAGCAGAGATGGAGCAAAGCAAAATACTACTTCTCCACACTTCCACTGGACACAGATACCTCGGAGACTTGCAGCGTCTACACTTCTGATAAACTCAACTTCTTATAG
- the LOC121543428 gene encoding uncharacterized protein LOC121543428 isoform X1, translating to MLYLLLIMSAHYLFSSSHQCFTFPVVSLYLSLSFSGWNEDLQIVCSGREFRLPVYSGSRIVTFTPNYPPGPRRVLLENNNLKDPRFEWTKDRTLLLKDVTHRDQGLYSIKLSSGFTYETVRLTVSECIKTFRRGYGETFQHNIPKYGSLLEFSPRGSPPDSQPVLLWNRTDPETSEAGRGRLGSDGRVWVAERVTQADQGNYTIRDENGKVISRSKLTVNGHTFNVTRFFKESLNLPLFLPVPHVHLIFTPSLHLSDLSNPSNVPLDSRYSRPVQLIRDGQIVDQDPRYWGLISLGRNGTVNEFVITRLSAKHDGMYEIRDQDGNLVSSTVLHVVDKTARWRAVLKSISVPSGMFVTLAGFILFMKRYPNCSLTMIINGLRGHHTPAANPPRANVQQDYSPPSLQPSGFYGHSQQIVTPKIWSPRPTNSGYTPVVDSAPLVVDSGPQPSPEPVRTARQQEADGLRVDTATTHTPSKEETADGEREISFSIAGTSDCLHSSEDCFQFQIKKEGDKQRWSKAKYYFSTLPLDTDTSETCSVYTSDKLNFL from the exons ATGCTGTATTTACTTTTGATAATGTCTGCCCATTACCTTTTTTCCTCCTCCCATCAAtgttttacatttcctgttgtCTCACTCTATTTGTCCCTCTCTTTTTCAGGCTGGAATGAAGACTTACAGATAGTGTGTTCTGGTCGAGAGTTCCGTCTGCCGGTCTACTCAGGGTCAAGAATTGTGACCTTTACCCCCAACTACCCTCCAGGACCAAGAAGAGTGCTTCTGGAGAACAACAAT TTGAAGGACCCACGGTTTGAGTGGACGAAAGATAGGACGTTGCTGCTGAAGGACGTCACACACCGTGACCAAGGGCTTTACTCTATCAAACTGTCCTCTGGATTCACCTACGAGACAGTTCGCCTCACTGTCTCAG AATGTATAAAAACCTTCAGACGGGGCTATGGGGAAACCTTTCAGCACAACATCCCTAAATATGGCTCCCTGCTGGAGTTCTCTCCCCGGGGCTCCCCCCCTGACTCCCAGCCGGTATTACTGTGGAACCGGACGGACCCTGAGACCAGCGAGGCGGGCCGGGGGAGGCTAGGGTCAgatgggagggtctgggtggcaGAGAGGGTGACCCAGGCAGACCAGGGAAACTACACCATCCGAGACGAGAACGGGAAAGTAATCTCCCGCAGCAAATTGACTGTCAATG GGCACACCTTCAATGTCACCCGCTTCTTCAAGGAGTCTCTAAaccttcccctctttctccctgtccCACATGTCCACCTCATTTTTACCCCGTCACTGCACCTCTCCGACCTCTCCAACCCCTCCAACGTGCCCCTTGACTCCCGGTACTCCCGCCCCGTGCAGCTGATCAGGGACGGCCAGATCGTGGACCAGGATCCCCGGTACTGGGGCCTCATCTCTCTGGGGAGAAACGGGACTGTCAATGAGTTTGTCATCACCAGGCTGAGTgcaaagcatgatgggatgtaTGAGATCCGAGATCAGGACGGCAACCTGGTGTCGTCCACCGTTCTCCATGTGGTCG ATAAGACTGCTAGATGGAGAGCAGTCCTCAAATCCATCAGTGTTCCTTCTGGCATGTTTGTGACTTTGGCTGGTTTCATCCTGTTTATGAAGCGCTACCCTAACTGCAGCCTCACTATGATCATCAACGGCCTAAGAGGTCACCACACACCAGCAGCTAACCCTCCAAGAGCCAATGTCCAG CAGGACTACAGTCCACCCAGCCTCCAGCCGTCTGGCTTTTACGGTCATTCACAGCAGATTGTTACCCCAAAAATATGGAGCCCCAGACCTACAAATTCG GGTTATACTCCTGTCGTGGACAGTGCACCACTTGTAGTGGACAGTGGACCACAGCCCTCTCCTGAGCCAGTGAGGACAGCGAGACAACAGGAGGCAGATGGACTTAGAGTTGATACTGCCACTACTCACACTCCTAGTAAAGAG gaGACTgctgacggagagagggagatctCCTTTTCTATCGCTGGCACCTCAGACTGCCTCCACTCATCTGAAGACTGCTTTCAGTTCCAGATCAAGAAAGAGGGAGACAAGCAGAGATGGAGCAAAGCAAAATACTACTTCTCCACACTTCCACTGGACACAGATACCTCGGAGACTTGCAGCGTCTACACTTCTGATAAACTCAACTTCTTATAG